In the genome of Bradyrhizobium ottawaense, the window CCGCAACCGAGCTGATGGATCTGTATGGCGGCCGCGTCACCAGCCACGGCGTCGACATCCGCAACGCGCTCGCGGTCGAGGAGATGGTGGAGACCATCTTCCGCGACGCGCCGCTGACCGACCTCATCAACAACGCCGCCGGCAATTTCATCTCGCGCAGCGAGGACCTGTCGCCGCGCGGCTTCGATGCCGTCGCCAACATCGTCATGCACGGCACGTTCTACGTGACGCAGGCGATCGGCAAGCGCTGGATCGCCTTGAAGCAGCCCGGCAACGTGGTCTCAATCACCACGACCTGGGTGCGTAACGGCTCGCCCTACGTCGTGCCGTCGGCGATGAGCAAGTCGGCGATCCATGCCATGACGATGTCGCTCGCGGCCGAATGGGGCCGCTACGGCATCCGCCTCAACACCATCGCGCCCGGCGAAATCCCGACCGAAGGCATGAGCAAGCGCATCAAGCCCGGCGACGAGGCCGGCGCGCGCACCAAGGCGATGAACCCGATGGGCCGCGTCGGCACCATGGAGGAACTGCAGAACGTCGCCGTGTTCCTGATCTCCGGCGGCTGCGACTGGATCAATGGCGAGACCATCGCCATGGACGGCGCGCAGGCGCTGGCGATGGGCGGCAATTTCTACCAGCTCCGCGACTGGAGCGACGACGACTGGAAAACCGCGCGCGAGAGCATCATGGCGCAGAACGAGAAGGATCGGGCGAAGCGGGGGTGATGTCGCGTTGCAACAGCGTGGGGGTGTAAGGGGCTGACGCTCTACCCTCACCCTCAACTGTCGTCCCCGCGAGGCGGGGACCCATAACCACAGGGAGAGGTGCGAGGCGAGGCTGGTCACTCCGAGTCTTCGCCAAATCCTTGCTGCGGCGTATGGGTCCCGGATCTGCGCGCGCTTGGGGCGCGCTTGTCCGGGACGACAACGGGGCCACCTTGTCTTCCCCCGCGGATGACGCCACACTCCCGGGCATAAGAACAAGACGCCACGGGAGAAACATGTCCACACAGCCATTGGCAACTCTTGCCGACATGGTGCGCGAACGCGCCAAGAGCCGCGGCAACGCCATCGCCTACGAGTTCGAGGGCCGCCTCACCAGCTTTGCCGAATTCGACGCGAGGACCAACAAGGTCGCCAACGCGCTGATTGCGATGGGCGTGAAGAAGGGTGACCGCATCGCCTATCTCGGCAAGAACAGCGACCTCTATTTTGAGCTGCTGATGGGCGCGATGAAGGCCGGCGTGGTGACGGCGCCGGTGAACTGGCGGCTCGCGGGGCCCGAGGTCGCCTTCATCGTCGAAGATTGCAAAACCACGGTGCTGTTCGTCGGGCCGGAGTTCATCACGCAGGTCCGCCAGATCAGGGATCAGCTGCCGGGCGTGCGCACGGTTATCACCACCGAAGGCGGCGCGCCGGAATGGCAGGACTTTGCGGCGTGGCGGGATGCGCAGAGCGGCGACGATCCCGGGGTGCCGATCGACACGAAAGACATCGCGATCCAGCTCTACACGTCCGGCACCACGGGCAAGCCGAAGGGTGCGATGCTGAGCCACGCCAACTTCCTCAACCTCGTGCAATCAGGCAATGCCGAGGACAAGCCGGAGTGGAACCGGTGGTCGACCGACGACGTCTCGCTGGTGGCCATGCCGGTCTTCCACATCGGCGGCTCCGGCTGGGGCGTGATGGGCCTCTATCACGGCGCCCGCGGCGTGATCGCGCGCGAGTTCGATCCGACCAAGGTTTTGGATTTCTTCGAGCTATCAGGCATCACAAAACTGTTCATGGTGCCGGCGGCGATGCAGTTCGTGGTGCGGCAGCCGCGCGCCAGGACGGTGGACTTTTCACGATTGAAATACATGCTCTATGGCGCCTCACCGATACCGGCGGCGCTGCTGAAGGAGTGCATCGAGGTCTTCAAATGCGGCTTCGTGCAGCTGTATGGGATGACCGAAACCACGGGCACCATCGTCGCGCTCCCGCCGGAGGATCATGTCGAGGGGCTGGAGCGGATGCGCTCGGCCGGCAAGGCGCTGCCGGGTATCGAGATCGCAATCCTCGACGTCGACGGCAAGCCGTTGCCGCCACGAGAGGTCGGCGAGATCGCGACGCGCTCGGGCTCCAACATGGCGGGCTACTGGAATTTGCCGGAGGCGACGGCGTCGACGCTGCGCAGCGACGGCTGGCTGCGCACCGGTGATGCCGGCTATATGGACGAGGACGGCTATCTCTACATCCACGACCGCATCAAGGACATGATCATCTCCGGCGGCGAGAACATCTACCCCGCCGAGGTCGAGAGCGCGCTGTGCGATCATCCCGACGTCGCCGAAGCCGCGGTGATCGGCGTGCCCGACGACAAATGGGGCGAGGCGGTGAAAGCGGTTGTCGTGATGAAGCCCGGCAAACAGGCGAGCGCCACCGACATCATCAACTTCACCCGGACGCGCATCGCCGGCTACAAGACGCCGAAGAGCGTGGAGTTCTTTCCGGCGCTGCCGAGGAATCCGAGCGGCAAGATTTTGCGGCGGCAATTGCGGGAGCCGTATTGGGCGGGGAAGGATAGAAGGGTGAATTGATCCCGCTGTCGTCCCGGACAAGCAAAGCGCAGATCCGGGACCCATAGCCCCAGGGAGAAGTTTGGCGACGACTCGGAGTTACCAGTTCGCGACAAACTTCTCCCTGAGGTTATGGGTCCCCGCGTACGCGGGGACGACTCGCGGAGAGAGAACGCGCGATAACAGTCAATGCTTCCCCGGCCCCATATAGCCGAACAGGAATCCCGCGACCTTCCGCATCTGGATCTCCTCGCTGCCTTCGGTGATCCGGTAGCGGCGGTGGTGGCGGTAGATGTGCTCGAACGGCTTGTGGCGTGAATAGCCCATGCCGCCGTGGACCTGCATGGCGCGGTCGGCGGATTCGCAGCAGAGGCGGTTTGCCCAGTAATTGCACATCGAGACGCGGTCGGAGAGCGTGCGCTCGATCTGCTCCTCGGTGAGCTGGTCCATCTCCCAGGCGGTCTTGCGGATCAGAAGGCGCAGCATCTCGGCTTGCGTGGCAAGCTCGACCAGCGGGAACTGGATCGCCTGGTTCTCGGCCAGCGCCCGGCCAAACGGTTTTCGCTCGCGCGCATACTTTACACTCTCGTTGATGCAATAGACGGCCGC includes:
- a CDS encoding SDR family oxidoreductase gives rise to the protein MFKENLLAGRRILVTGGGTGLGKAMAARFLQLGAEVHICGRRKIVCDETATELMDLYGGRVTSHGVDIRNALAVEEMVETIFRDAPLTDLINNAAGNFISRSEDLSPRGFDAVANIVMHGTFYVTQAIGKRWIALKQPGNVVSITTTWVRNGSPYVVPSAMSKSAIHAMTMSLAAEWGRYGIRLNTIAPGEIPTEGMSKRIKPGDEAGARTKAMNPMGRVGTMEELQNVAVFLISGGCDWINGETIAMDGAQALAMGGNFYQLRDWSDDDWKTARESIMAQNEKDRAKRG
- a CDS encoding fatty acid--CoA ligase; this translates as MSTQPLATLADMVRERAKSRGNAIAYEFEGRLTSFAEFDARTNKVANALIAMGVKKGDRIAYLGKNSDLYFELLMGAMKAGVVTAPVNWRLAGPEVAFIVEDCKTTVLFVGPEFITQVRQIRDQLPGVRTVITTEGGAPEWQDFAAWRDAQSGDDPGVPIDTKDIAIQLYTSGTTGKPKGAMLSHANFLNLVQSGNAEDKPEWNRWSTDDVSLVAMPVFHIGGSGWGVMGLYHGARGVIAREFDPTKVLDFFELSGITKLFMVPAAMQFVVRQPRARTVDFSRLKYMLYGASPIPAALLKECIEVFKCGFVQLYGMTETTGTIVALPPEDHVEGLERMRSAGKALPGIEIAILDVDGKPLPPREVGEIATRSGSNMAGYWNLPEATASTLRSDGWLRTGDAGYMDEDGYLYIHDRIKDMIISGGENIYPAEVESALCDHPDVAEAAVIGVPDDKWGEAVKAVVVMKPGKQASATDIINFTRTRIAGYKTPKSVEFFPALPRNPSGKILRRQLREPYWAGKDRRVN